A region of the Pedococcus aerophilus genome:
CTCACCCATGAGGACGACCTTCGGGTCGCGCTCCATGGCGGCGCGCAGGCCGTTGTTGATGCCCTTGGCGATCGTCATGGTGCCCATCAGTGACCACCCTCCGTGGTGAAGCCGGCGTGGTAGGCGGCGAACTCCTTGCGCTCGGCCTCGACGACCGGGTGCTCCTCGACGTAGATGTGGTCGAACATCGAGTCCGGGGTCGGGTCGGGCATGTTCAGGCAGCCCTCACGGACGGTGACGGCGAGCTCGTCGCCCTCGGCCTCGACAGCGTCGAAGAAGTCCTGGTCGGCCTTCTGCGTGTGCACGAGGTAGGACTTGAGGCGCTCGATCGGGTCGCGGTGCTTCCACACCTCGACCTCGGCGGAGACGCGGTACTTGGTGGGGTCGTCCGAGGTCGTGTGCGCGCCCATGCGGTACGTGTAGGCCTCGATGAAGGTCGGGCCGTTGCCGCTGCGGGCCGCGTTGAGGGCCTGCTGCGTCACGGCGTAGACCGCGAGGACGTCGTTGCCGTCGACGCGCACACCGGGGAAGCCGAAGCCGCGCGCCCGCTGGTAGAGCGGGATACGGGTCTGGCGCTCGTTGGGCTCGGAGATCGCCCACTGGTTGTTCTGGCAGAAGAACACCACCGGGGCGTTGTTGACCGCGGCGTAGACGAAGGACTCGTTGACGTCACCCTGGGCGGTCGCGCCGTCGCCGAAGTAGGCGATGACGGCCGCGTCGCGGTCCTCGTCACCGGTGCCCACGTCGCCGTCGCGCTGGATGCCCATGGCGTACCCGGTCGCGTGCAGCGTCTGGGCGCCGATGACGATCGTGTAGAGGTGGAAGTTCTTCTCGTTCGGGTCCCAGCCACCGTGGTTGACCCCACGGAACAGGCCCAGCAGGTTGAGCGGGTCGACCCCGCGGCACCAGGCGACTCCGTGCTCGCGGTAGGTCGGGAAGGCGTAGTCCTGCGGGCGCATCGCGCGACCGGAACCGACCTGCGCCGCCTCCTGG
Encoded here:
- the pdhA gene encoding pyruvate dehydrogenase (acetyl-transferring) E1 component subunit alpha, whose protein sequence is MSDNAVASTGEKAGATPHEEEVLAELTAPVPEVGDGGPEMVQLLTPEGQRIENVEYDEYVKDLSDEDLRGFYRDLVLIRRVDAEATALQRQGELGIWASLLGQEAAQVGSGRAMRPQDYAFPTYREHGVAWCRGVDPLNLLGLFRGVNHGGWDPNEKNFHLYTIVIGAQTLHATGYAMGIQRDGDVGTGDEDRDAAVIAYFGDGATAQGDVNESFVYAAVNNAPVVFFCQNNQWAISEPNERQTRIPLYQRARGFGFPGVRVDGNDVLAVYAVTQQALNAARSGNGPTFIEAYTYRMGAHTTSDDPTKYRVSAEVEVWKHRDPIERLKSYLVHTQKADQDFFDAVEAEGDELAVTVREGCLNMPDPTPDSMFDHIYVEEHPVVEAERKEFAAYHAGFTTEGGH